A genome region from Myxococcota bacterium includes the following:
- a CDS encoding MlaD family protein has translation MAFGKRRNLDIFLGAFICFGLVLLALVVFLIGKENHLFDRSARVETYFQNVVGLSVGADVMLAGVLVGYVEKIGFPSFDDKNPSTAGKIQVLLSIPEDKLNWVREDSIARIDGKGLLGDKIINISLGTPKAHAIKNGGRLISMESIDMSDALAKAQSVLTNVTGAVEAAKEFIEGFTSKGGNTALAEAAQSIRNIAQSIETGPGLIHRLIYSRKSGDSFEATLAGLDNLMRDAAKGPSLLHSVVYDPKGAEIVDNLNTIVTNTMEGQGTLGRLLIDPSIYDDMKLILGNVERNRILKGLIRFSLSQKEKMRAMESKE, from the coding sequence ATGGCATTCGGTAAACGACGAAATTTGGATATCTTTTTAGGGGCATTCATTTGCTTCGGTTTGGTGCTACTCGCACTGGTAGTTTTTCTGATCGGCAAAGAAAATCACTTGTTCGACAGGTCTGCTAGAGTTGAAACCTATTTCCAAAATGTGGTGGGTCTGTCCGTTGGCGCCGACGTGATGTTAGCCGGGGTCTTGGTCGGGTATGTCGAGAAAATTGGCTTTCCTAGCTTTGACGACAAAAATCCCTCCACCGCGGGTAAAATTCAGGTTTTGCTCAGCATACCCGAGGATAAGCTTAACTGGGTGAGAGAAGACTCCATTGCCCGGATCGACGGCAAAGGCTTGCTGGGTGATAAGATTATTAACATTAGCTTGGGAACGCCCAAGGCTCACGCCATCAAAAATGGTGGCCGTTTGATTTCTATGGAATCCATCGACATGAGCGATGCTTTAGCAAAAGCTCAAAGCGTCTTAACCAACGTGACTGGCGCGGTTGAAGCAGCCAAAGAATTCATCGAAGGATTTACCTCCAAAGGTGGCAATACCGCCTTGGCTGAAGCTGCCCAGTCAATTCGAAATATTGCTCAATCTATCGAGACCGGGCCTGGGCTTATCCATCGACTGATTTATAGTAGAAAATCGGGCGACAGCTTTGAAGCCACTTTGGCAGGTCTAGACAATCTCATGCGTGATGCAGCCAAGGGACCAAGTCTGCTGCACTCGGTCGTCTATGATCCAAAGGGTGCAGAAATTGTTGACAATCTGAATACCATAGTGACCAACACCATGGAAGGCCAAGGTACGCTTGGCAGATTGCTAATCGATCCATCTATTTACGATGACATGAAGCTAATCTTAGGCAACGTCGAAAGAAATAGAATTTTGAAAGGCTTGATTCGTTTTTCTCTGTCTCAAAAAGAAAAGATGCGCGCTATGGAATCTAAAGAATGA
- a CDS encoding ABC transporter ATP-binding protein: MSYISYQHVDRAFGSQVVCKDLTLDIEKGESFCIIGPSGTGKTVTIKMLIGLILPDAGEIIFDGISLSSLKRDEDYLPIRKRIAMVFQGAALFDSMTVFDNVAYGLRKLKLPPNELKDKVEEKLVWVGLQNSIDKMPSELSGGMKKRIGLARAIATDPEVVLYDEPTAGLDPINTVRIVDLIVSLQDKLKSTAIMVTHDIPSVQRMSTRVAFLYQGQVRALGTIQEMMNHQDPFVRGFLNSDPSLTDILS; encoded by the coding sequence ATGAGCTATATTTCTTACCAGCATGTTGATCGAGCCTTCGGCAGCCAAGTGGTTTGCAAAGATCTCACCTTAGATATCGAAAAGGGTGAAAGCTTTTGTATTATTGGGCCATCGGGAACCGGTAAGACCGTCACCATTAAAATGCTCATCGGCTTAATTCTGCCCGATGCCGGCGAGATTATTTTTGATGGTATCTCACTGTCTTCTTTGAAGCGCGATGAAGATTATTTGCCCATTCGAAAGCGCATTGCCATGGTGTTTCAGGGCGCTGCGTTGTTCGATTCCATGACCGTTTTTGACAATGTCGCGTATGGCCTGCGGAAACTAAAACTTCCACCAAACGAACTTAAAGACAAGGTTGAAGAAAAGTTAGTCTGGGTAGGGCTGCAAAACTCGATAGATAAAATGCCGTCTGAACTTTCAGGCGGTATGAAAAAACGCATTGGTCTAGCGAGAGCCATTGCGACGGATCCGGAAGTAGTTTTATACGATGAGCCCACTGCTGGACTCGATCCGATCAACACCGTTCGAATTGTTGATTTGATTGTTTCGTTGCAAGATAAGCTGAAATCAACGGCCATTATGGTAACGCACGATATTCCGTCAGTGCAACGCATGAGTACTCGAGTGGCTTTTTTATACCAAGGGCAGGTTCGCGCCCTAGGTACCATTCAGGAAATGATGAATCATCAAGACCCTTTTGTCCGTGGTTTTTTAAACAGCGATCCGAGTTTAACTGATATATTATCTTAA